The genomic DNA TCACGGCATGGGCTCCGGCCTGAATGAACCGGCCGGCGTTTCGAAGCGCCTCCTCCTGGCTGACCTGGTAAGACAGAAAGGGCATATCGCCGATGACCAACGACCGCTGAGCGGCTCCGGCTACAAGCTTCGTGTGGTACAGCATCTCCTCCATCGTGACGGAGAGGGTATTCGACTTGCCCTGTACCACCACCCCCAGGGAATCGCCCACCAGGATCACGTCAATCCCGGCCTGCTCGACCATGCGCGCAAACAACGCGTCGTACGCGGTGACAACCGCGATCTTCCGCCTGTCGCGCTTGCACTTCTGCAAGTCGGGAACGGTCATTACCCCAGCTCTGCTTTCGTGAGAATCTCCGGCAGCCGTTCCGTCGACTTGATCGCCATGATGTGCACTCCGTCGCAGTACGGCCGCACAGCTTTGATGGTGCGCACGGCAATCTCGACACCGACATCGAGTGCCCGCTTGTCCCCCGCCGCGCGCATTTCGTCGATCATGTCCTGCGGCACACAGACGCCGGGAATGTTGGCGTTCATGAATTCTGCCATCTTCGCGCTACGGAGCAACAGAATTCCGGCCAGCACCTTGACCTTGAATGGACGCACCGCCTCCATGAATTTCTTGAACTGCTCCGGCTGATAAATCGCCTGGGTTTGAAAGAACTCCGCGCCCGCCCGCACTTTGACCTCGAACTTGACCAACATCGGGCCGAGCGGATCGGCTTCGGGAGTCACGGCCCCGCCGATCGTAAAAGCGGTGGACCCGTCGAGCTTGTTGCCCGCATAGTCCTTCCCGTTATTCAATCCCGTGACCAGCTGCATGACTTGAACAGAATCCAGGTCGTACACCGGCTTGGCTTCTTTATGGTCGCCTACGGTGGGATAGTCTCCGGTCAGACAGAGGATGTTCCGGATGCCCAGAATGTGCGCCCCCATGAGATCGGATTGCATCGCGATCCGATTACGGTCCCGACAGGTCAGCTGCATCACCGGGTCATGCCCCAACTCATACAACACACGGCAGACCGGCAAGGACCCGGCACGCACGATCGCGGCCGTGTTGTCGGTGACGTTCACTCCATGCACACGTCCGACGAGCGCCTTGGCACTCTCGACCACATGGGTCAGGTTCGTGCCCTTCGGCGGATTATATTCCACCGTCACGGAAAATTGTCCCTGGGCCAATACGTCTTTGAGTCGCCGCGGCTCTCGGCTCATGCGAGTCTCCTATACATCTCGATCCTTACCTGCCCTTCTCCACTGTCGCAACGGACAAGCCGCTGGCTCCATACTGCGCACGCCTCGCGAGGGCCTACCGAGGCCGCGCGTGATGCGACGCGAGGAATATCGAGGTCCCGTCGGCGCCGGCGAGCAAATCAGCCGGCAGCCTCTCGATCAACCCTATTTCATCCCTGCCATTCTCTTAGCAGATTCAACCGTATTGTCGAGCAACATCGCAATCGTCATCGGTCCGACACCGCCGGGAACCGGACTGATCCACCCGGCCTTGTGGCTGACCGGCTCGAAATCCACGTCGCCGCAGAGCTTGCCGTCCGGCAGCTTGTTGGTGCCCACGTCGATCACGACCGCACCCTCTCGCACCATATCCGCCGTCACGAACTTGGCTTTCCCGATCGCCACCAACAGCAGATCGGCCTCACGGCAGACCGCCGCAAGGTCCTTCGTCTTCGAATGGCAAATCGTAACGGTGGCATTGCGTTGGAGCAACATCAGCGCCAACGGTTTGCCGACGATATTGCTCCGTCCGACGACCACGGCGCGCTTGCCTTCGATCGACACGCCGGTCGATTCGATCATCTTGATGACCCCCTTCGGCGTACAGGCTTCGAAGACCGGGTTGCCTTCGACCAACCGTCCGAAGTTGTAGGGGTGAAACCCGTCGGCATCCTTATTCGGCGAGACCGCCTCCAGTACCACGCGGCTCTCGATGTGCTTGGGCAGCGGCAGCTGGACCAAGATGCCGTGAATCTTCGGATCGGCGTTCTTCTTTTCGATCAATGCCAGCAGCTCTGCTTGCGTCGTGCTAGCCGGCAACTTGTGATCGTCCACATAGATCCCTGCCAATTCGCAGGCCTTCTGTTTATTCCTGACGTACACGTGCGACGCAGGATCGTCTCCCACCAAAATCGTCGCCAGTCCCGGCTTGACTCCTGTTTTGGCCAGCACCGCGGCCGACTCTACAGCCAGTCGTTCCCGGACTTGCTGTGCCAACGCTTTTCCATCGATAATTCGAGCTGCCACGATATCCTCCCTGGCCTGAATAGAATCAAAAAGTGTCGGCACCATAGCAGGCAATTTTTCAACAAGTCAACGCTGGCGGCTCCGCGTAGACCACCGACAACGCCCCGTTAGGAAGCGATATTCCACCGCTCCTCTCCTGTCGCAGCCACTTCGCAATCAGTCGCGCCTCCATGCACCGACCTGCGGCTTCCTTGACAGTCTCCGAGGCCCTTGGCTACGATGCATCTACAGAATCCTCTGTGCGACACCTTCGTTCATGAATTCCAGGACCATCCGCCACAACAGATTCACACGGCTACTGCGCCGCCGCCGTCTCGGTCTGGCGCTCGCTCTGGCCATTGGAATCCTGCTCCATCACCCCTGGGCCTGGGCGCTCCAAGTGAGCGGACTGGAGTCTCCGCATAGTTTTCTGGCCGACCCGGCGACGAGGTCCTATTACATTTCGAACATCAACGGGGAAGCCGACGCCCGGGATAACAATGGATTCATTACCAAGCTGAGCGACGACGGCCGGATCACCGCCTTCAAGTTCATTGAGGGCGGCCGTGGAGACGTCACGCTCCATGCCCCCAAGGGCATGGTGGTCGTCGATGACGTCCTCTACGTCACCGACCTGGATACCCTGCGCGCCTTCGACAAGACGACGAGTAAACCCCTCGCTACTCTGGCGCTCCCACGCCCCGCAGCCGGCGGCGCCGCCCAGTCCCTCACCGATGTGGCCTCCGATGGCCAAGGCCATCTCTACCTAGCCGACCAGGGCAGCAACGCGATCTACCGCGTGGATCTGGGGCCGACATTGACGTTGTCGTTGTATGTCTCTGGTGCCCACTTGGCCGGCCCCTCCGGAGTCGCCGTGCATCCCAAGACCGGGCATGTGGTGGTGGTCAGTTATGATTCCGGAAAGATTTTCGACATCACCCCGGAAGGTGCGCTCACAGAACTGGCATCGAACGGATTTTTTACCGCCCGATTCCAGAATCTCAGCGGCGTGGATTTCGACCGGTGGGGCAGCATGTATGTCTCGGATGGGACGAAGGGCAAGATCTGGCGCATGCTCCCGAACGGGAAATTCCAGGTGATCGCGGAATACCTGCCGGGCCCATCCGATGTGGGAATCGACCGAGTCAACCACCTGATTCTCGTCCCCTACCAAGACTCCAATGCCGCCGAGGTGAACGGCCTCGAATCGCCGACGGCTTCATCGGGTGATCGGGCCAAACGCACACTGGCGGACTATGGATTCGTCGAACCCAAGAAATCCGACAAGGAAGGATCTCCTCGCAAATGAGCCGATGTGTCTACTGCAAGCAACGCAAGGGCAAACGTTCCTGTCCCGCCCTCACCGGTTTGATCTGCAGCCAATGCTGCGGGGAACATCGACTGACGAGAATCTCCTGTCCTCCTGACTGCGACTATCTCGACACCGGGAGTGACTACCAGCAGAAGCGGTTGGGCGAGCAGTTTGCCCCGGTCCGGCGGGAGCTCTACCGGCAACTGAGTGTGGCGGGAGGCGAAAAGGCGGCCGCGCTGTTCAACCTCATCGAGGTCGTCACCTTCGGCTATTTCCACGACCGGCGAGACGGCCAGGATGCCGAAGTCTTTGCCGCCATCCAAGCCCTTCGTCGGACCTTGAGCCCCCTTCATGTGCCGTCGGCCCCGATGCCGGTGTTCGCGGAACGACTCAAGAAGGAATACGACACGTTCGTCAAACAACAGCCTCAACAGGTGAGTGATGCTGGTTCAGCCCCGGAAATTCTCGATCGCGCGGTCGCGATCCTCACAGAGTTTTCAGGCCAGGACTTTCAATCACGCCGCTTCCTGAACGGCATGATCGGCTACGTCAAAACCTTCCACCCCGAGATTGCAGAGCATCTGACCAAACAGCACGAAGCCGGCCGGATCGTGCTCCCGGGCCAACTGACCCCGCCCCCCCAGGAGCCGACCCATGTTCACGGCCCAGAGTGCCATCACCACCACCACTAAACCCGCATCTCGTCGGGCCGGCATCCGTCACTGCCCCGCCATGCTCGTCACCACCCGCTCCTATTAATTCCTGTACCTCCCTACGCTCATTTTCTCTTTAGTTTCGGCTGATTTGTACCGATACAGGCGTGCCAAGGCCTACGACTGCGCGAAAGAGCGCGGCCAGGCGAATCGCCACAACTAACTGAAACTCATGGGCTCTTTCGTTATGGATCTGCTGGCAAGTCTGCCCAAGGGAGATGCACTGGCCGAACCGGCATGGAACTCCCGTCACAGGGGAATTCTTTCGATCCTCTGGCTCCACGTGCTGAGCGTGCCGATGTTCGGTATCTACATGGAGGCAAGTCCCTCCCTCTATCTCGGGGGAGGAGGGCTCCTTGCCTTCATCGCCGTCGCCGCACGGCTTTCCGTTGTCCGCCGCCGTCTCCAATCTGCCATCGCCACCTGCGGGCTCATGACAGCTTCGGCCCTCCTGGTACACCTCTCCGGGGGTCAAATCGAACTGCACTTTCATTTTTTCGTGATGATGTCCGTCATCGTGCTGTACCAGGATTGGTTTCCGTTTCTCGTAGGGCTCCAATTTATCATCCTCGATCACGGGGTGGTGGGCACGCTCATGCCCGACATGGTGTACGGACATGCCCAAGGGCAAACACACCCCTGGACCTGGGCCTTGATCCATGGCGGTTTCATCCTGGCCGAATGTGCGGCCCTGCTCTACTTCTGGCGGGTCAATGAACTCGCACAAAATGAGGTCCGGCAAAGCGAGGCCAGAACTCGCATGATCATCGAAACCGCCCTCGACGCCGTGATCACGTCGGATGCCACGGGGACCATAACCGGGTGGAACACCCAGGCTGAGTTGATGTTTGACGTCCCACGGACCGAGGCGATCGGAAAATACCTGACCACCTACGTATCCGCCTCATACCCCTCAACTGAACCAGGCCCCATCACTCCGTACGCGGGGTTAGTCCCCGGAGCCATCCTCAACCGGCGTAGTGAAATGCTGGGCCACACCTGCCAGGGAACAAGTTTCCCCGTGGAAATCGCCATGAGCTGTCTGACCGTCGGCGGGACGCAGCAGTTCACCATTTTCGTGCAGGACATTTCCGAGCGAAAGCAACAGGAAGAGCGCCTCCATCGCGCGAAGGAGGCCGCCGAGGCTGCCAGCCTGGCCAAATCCCAATTCCTGGCCAACATGAGTCATGAAATTCGAACCCCCATGAACGGCGTCCTCGGCATGACCGAACTCCTCCTGACGACCCCGCTGAACGACAAACAACGCCGATACGCCGACACCGTACACAACTCGGGAACCAGCCTGTTGCACATCATCAATGACATTCTGGATTTCTCCAAGATCGAAGCCGGCCGCCTAGTCTTGGAATACATCCCCTTCGGTCTCCGTCAGATGCTCACCGAAACCATCGGGCTCTATCACGAACAGGCTCGAAAAAAGGGACTGACGCTGAGCGTGACCATTGCGCCGGAATCGCCGGACATGGTCCACGGCGATCCGCACCGGCTCCGTCAGATTCTGACCAACCTGGTCGGCAATGCCCTCAAATTCACCGAGACGGGAAATGTGGCGGTCTTCGTGCGACCGGACGATGGCGATCAGGGACGGGTGCGCATTGAGGTAACCGATACGGGCATCGGCATTCCGCTGCATGCTCAGGAAAAGATTTTCGACTCCTTCTCGCAGGCGGACGGATCGATGACGAGAAAATACGGCGGCACCGGACTTGGACTCGCCATCGTGAAGCAACTGGTCGGCATGATGGGCGGACAACTCGGCCTCACCAGCACACCCGGACAAGGCACGACCTTCTGGTTCACGATCTCCGTAGACAGGAGCGGCTCACCCGAGACGGAGTCGCAGCCGCACAGGTCCGATGAGACCACCCCCACGATGTCCACACGACAGCAACCAGACAACTAGAAGGAGATCCCTCACATGCATGTCGAGACTTGCGCTATCAAAACCGGCAGTTCCTTCTCTCCTGCGTCGCTCTCCACACTGGATTCGGAGGAAACCCTCGTCCTGCTCTTCGGAGCCCCGGACTTGATCGATACGCCGCATCGCATCCGCGAGGTCGTCGACGCCTGCCCCCGGAGTCACGTGATGGGCTGTTCGACGGCAGGCGAAATTCACGGATGCGAAATTTTTGATGACAGCATCGCCGTCGCCGCCGTGCGCTTCGACCACACCCCGATCCGCACGGCCCACGCGGCAGTGCACTCCCCAAACGATTCGTACGCCGCCGGACGCGCGATCGCCGCACAGCTCAGACAACCTTCGCTGCGAGGCGTCCTGGTCCTATCCGACGGCCTGAATGTCAACGGCAGCGAACTCGTGAAAGGACTCAATGACACGCTGGGAGAGGCCGTGGTTGTCACCGGCGGGCTGGCCGGCGATGGGACTCACTTCAAACGGACATGGGTGTTGAAAGATCGCACGCCCCAAAGCGGCTACGTGACCGCCGTCGGATTCTATGGCGACCACATCCGGCTTGGACATGGCTCGAAGGGGGGCTGGGATAAATTCGGCCCGGAACGCCAGGTCAC from Nitrospira sp. ND1 includes the following:
- a CDS encoding methylenetetrahydrofolate reductase; amino-acid sequence: MSREPRRLKDVLAQGQFSVTVEYNPPKGTNLTHVVESAKALVGRVHGVNVTDNTAAIVRAGSLPVCRVLYELGHDPVMQLTCRDRNRIAMQSDLMGAHILGIRNILCLTGDYPTVGDHKEAKPVYDLDSVQVMQLVTGLNNGKDYAGNKLDGSTAFTIGGAVTPEADPLGPMLVKFEVKVRAGAEFFQTQAIYQPEQFKKFMEAVRPFKVKVLAGILLLRSAKMAEFMNANIPGVCVPQDMIDEMRAAGDKRALDVGVEIAVRTIKAVRPYCDGVHIMAIKSTERLPEILTKAELG
- the folD gene encoding bifunctional methylenetetrahydrofolate dehydrogenase/methenyltetrahydrofolate cyclohydrolase FolD: MAARIIDGKALAQQVRERLAVESAAVLAKTGVKPGLATILVGDDPASHVYVRNKQKACELAGIYVDDHKLPASTTQAELLALIEKKNADPKIHGILVQLPLPKHIESRVVLEAVSPNKDADGFHPYNFGRLVEGNPVFEACTPKGVIKMIESTGVSIEGKRAVVVGRSNIVGKPLALMLLQRNATVTICHSKTKDLAAVCREADLLLVAIGKAKFVTADMVREGAVVIDVGTNKLPDGKLCGDVDFEPVSHKAGWISPVPGGVGPMTIAMLLDNTVESAKRMAGMK
- a CDS encoding ATP-binding protein; protein product: MGSFVMDLLASLPKGDALAEPAWNSRHRGILSILWLHVLSVPMFGIYMEASPSLYLGGGGLLAFIAVAARLSVVRRRLQSAIATCGLMTASALLVHLSGGQIELHFHFFVMMSVIVLYQDWFPFLVGLQFIILDHGVVGTLMPDMVYGHAQGQTHPWTWALIHGGFILAECAALLYFWRVNELAQNEVRQSEARTRMIIETALDAVITSDATGTITGWNTQAELMFDVPRTEAIGKYLTTYVSASYPSTEPGPITPYAGLVPGAILNRRSEMLGHTCQGTSFPVEIAMSCLTVGGTQQFTIFVQDISERKQQEERLHRAKEAAEAASLAKSQFLANMSHEIRTPMNGVLGMTELLLTTPLNDKQRRYADTVHNSGTSLLHIINDILDFSKIEAGRLVLEYIPFGLRQMLTETIGLYHEQARKKGLTLSVTIAPESPDMVHGDPHRLRQILTNLVGNALKFTETGNVAVFVRPDDGDQGRVRIEVTDTGIGIPLHAQEKIFDSFSQADGSMTRKYGGTGLGLAIVKQLVGMMGGQLGLTSTPGQGTTFWFTISVDRSGSPETESQPHRSDETTPTMSTRQQPDN
- a CDS encoding FIST signal transduction protein: MHVETCAIKTGSSFSPASLSTLDSEETLVLLFGAPDLIDTPHRIREVVDACPRSHVMGCSTAGEIHGCEIFDDSIAVAAVRFDHTPIRTAHAAVHSPNDSYAAGRAIAAQLRQPSLRGVLVLSDGLNVNGSELVKGLNDTLGEAVVVTGGLAGDGTHFKRTWVLKDRTPQSGYVTAVGFYGDHIRLGHGSKGGWDKFGPERQVTKSIGNVLYELDGRAALGLYKEYLGDRASGLPATGLLFPLAIRTSQAEGKVLVRTILAVDEATQSMTFAGDIPEGVFAQLMRANFDRLIQGA